From Salmo salar chromosome ssa09, Ssal_v3.1, whole genome shotgun sequence:
CGTGTTCCCTCTGGTATTGCTGTTCTGTGGGGGTGAGAGGGTACAGGACAGGAGAAGCTCTGACGTGTTCCCTCTGGTATTGCTGTTCTGTGGGGGTGAGAGGGTACAGGACAGGAGAAGCTCTGACGTGTTCCCTCTGGTATTGCTGTTCTGTGGGGGTGAGAGGGTACAGGACAGGAGAAGCTCTGACGTGTTCCCTCTGGTATTGCTGTTCTGTGGGGGTGAGAGGGTACAGGACAGGAGAAGCTCTGACGTGTTCCCTCTGGTATTGCTGTTCTGTGGGGGTGAGAGGGTACAGGACAGGAGAAGCTCTGACGTGTTCCCTCTGGTATTGCTGTTCTGTGGGGGTGAGAGGGTACAGGACAGGAGAAGCTCTGACGTGTTCCCTCTGGTATTGCTGTACtgtgggggtgagagagagaggcttgcaTGTGTTTTGTAAATTGCActccttcagagagagagagagagagagtatgttcGCTTTTGTAGTTtaaatatttgcacataatatgacatttgaaatgtctttattcttctgTGAATGTGATGTTTACCTTTATtttctattgtttatttcacttttgtttattatctacttcacttgctttgtcaatgtaaacatatgtttcccatgccaataaaggccCTTAAGTTGAATTgagttagctaactagctcatCTGTTAAAACGTATGATGTAATATAAACTCTTAGGAAAAGAACGTGCTAACTAGAAGTTAAAAGAGTTCTTGTGCTGTCCCTTTCAGAACCCTTTCAAAACCGTTTTAGGTGTCGATACAGAATGCTTTTCCCCAGGgccgtgtgtctgtgtctttgaaTCTACATGCAGCCTGTACACACATGGTACGCTTGTTACCGTAGGTGTTCATaacgtttatgtgtgtgtgtgtgtgtgtgtgtgtgtgtgtgtgtgtgtgtgtgtgtgtgtgtgtgtgtgtgtgtgtgtgtgtgtgtgtatatgtgtatgtatgtatgtagtgtgtgtgtgtgtgtgtgtgtgtgtgtgtgtgtgtgtgtgtgtgtgtgtgtgtgtgtgtgtgtgtgtgtatgtgtgtgtgtgtgtgtgtgtgtgtgtgtgtgtgtgtgtgtgtgtgtgtaagggtgtTTCTTTATGAGTCTGTTGTATACTTACAGTAGGTCCATATATGAAAGCTGTTGAAAAGTTAACAGTTTACATCTTAATCTCATGGATTAGATCTTCATCATTGCAAAATGGAAACACCACATTCATgctaattgtgttgctgtaccacgtcgtgtgtgtgtttctctgtattATTGTTAGGGTTGCTAAGATACCCGTAATTTATGAAAGTTACCAGAATTAATTtaggtaattaacagaaaatctatggaAATCTATCGTGACTTTGGTCATTTATACTTCAataactttttaaaaatgtattattcatatacagtataatattcATTTTGTTTATGTGTGCATATTGTAgatgagtttctagtagatatGGTTCATACCAGATGGTTCAAGAGATAATTGACTAATTAATTttaaaaagcatctaatcaacgaTAGCATTATTCTCAATTAACTTTTCCAACTAGTTACTTTTTTTTCTCACAATTGCCACTAGTTTGCCGCCAAAACATTGACAGTaaatacatattgacatagtaaaataaatagaagctgataaaaaaaaagaataaataaaatatatttcatgctgaaaccttcatattaaacaccaatggtattcactacatttacggtttatatttaggataatgttttacagctttgcaataaaacatattttttattttatttttttaaatcatctgattcatttatttcatatattttacatgtgataagacCACACAGATGGCCAGAGACTattagacacctgtgataatctgaagtacccaaaaaggccactagatgtcttttgatggattacataaaatccttgaaagacacaccaattctggtagtttactggtaaacttttgaaagtttccagtaatataccctccctttgcgaCCCTAGTTATCATATCCTGTTGCCATGACCTATCCAAACAGGACAATAACTTCTCAAAGGATCACTAACTACCTGTTGGAACAGCTTGGACATCAATCACATCATCTCCTcgtccatccctcttcctccactcctccttctcttaTCTGCCtcttcctccactcctccctctcttatCTTGGCATTTAGGAAAGACACATATGATGGAATTATGGGTATTATGCCAAAATGAGCTTCAGATTCCAGCTGCGGCATTCATGCGTATGCGTTTAGAAGCAAGTAAACAGAGACATTTAGTCATAGCTTTGGAATCTTTAGCCATAGCTTTAGTGTGTAGAGTTATATAAGTGGATAGTACAGTTTTATCATTACTATCCCACTTTAgcttctcgctctctgtgtgcgtgcgtgtgtgtgtgtgtgtgtgtgtgtgcatattagTAAACCTCTGTATCTTCCTCAGATCTGTTTATGAACAAAGATGGCTACCTTCGCCAACCACTCAACCAATGAGAGCAGCGGGCAAAATCGCCGCTGTAGCTTCAAGGAGGACTTCAAGTACATCTTGCTTCCTGTCAGCTACACTCTGGTCTTCGTGATTGGCCTAGCCCTGAACTTCACGGCCATGTACGTGATCCTGTTCCGTACGAAACGCTGGAAGCCCTCGACGGTGTACATGTTCAACCTGACAGTATGCGACACCCTCTACATCCTCACCCTACCCTTCCTAATCTACTACTACGCCGACGAGAACGACTGGCCCTTCAGCGAGCCGTTCTGCAAACTCATCCGCTTCCTGTTCTACGCTAACCTCTACGGTTCCATCCTGTTCCTGTGCTGCATCAGCCTGCACCGCTTCCTGGGTGTGTGTTACCCGATGAGGTCACTGAGCTGGGTCAGCGCCAGAAGAGCCCGGCTGGTGTCTGTGgcggtgtgggcgtgtgtgttgATGTGCCAGGCTCCCGTGCTCTACTTCTCACGCACCAgggatgaggggacagagagggtgtgTTTCGACACCACCAGTCCAGAGTTATTTCATGACTTCCTGGTGTACAGCTTGGTGGTGTCTATGCTGCTGTTTGCCTTCCCCttcatggtggtgatggtgtgctATGGACTGATGGTGAGGAAGCTTCTGGAGCCCGCCTGGGGGGCGGGAGGGAGCCAGTCGAGGGGAGTCGGGGTGATCGCTCCTCATCGCTCCAAACAGAAGTCTGTGAAGATGATAATCATTGTGTTAGTAGCGTTCATGCTGTGTTTCCTACCTTTCCACCTGACCAGAAGTCTGTTCTACTTCCTCAGATACCTGGAGCAGATGGACCCCTCCCAGGTACAGTACCACAACCACTGGAATACTACGCTTTTAAAGGTTCTGCCTGGCTCTCCCTTTCACCCAAGAGCCTGGCTCCAGGTAGCTTCACCTTTCACCCAAGAGCCCGGCTCCAGGTAGCTTCACCTTTCACCAAAGGTGCAGGAGCCCGGCTCCAGGTAGTTTCACCTTTCACCCAAGGTGCAGGAGCCCGGCTCCAGGTAGCTTTACCTTTCACCCAAGGTGCAGTAGGCTGGCTCCAGGTAGCTTCACCTTTCACCCAAGTTGCAGGAGGCCGGCTCCAGGTAGCTTCACCTTTCACCCAAGGTGCAGGAGGCCGGCTCCAGGTAGCTCAGGCTCAACTCAACCACTGCTATTATGATTGTTGATATTGTCATTATCCTTGACATATAAAGGTAATTTCCATATCGAGAGGATATCTGCAGCATTTACCTTGAATGCGTTCTCCACGAAcacggtaacattgcctttaaaaggcaCATTGTCAACAGCATTACACGGATTGaatccttaaccttaacctttccATAATTTGTTCTTGTATTCATCCCCAGGTGAGCTGTGAGCTGCTGAAGGCGTCCAGCATGGCCTATATGGTGACACGCCCCCTGGCCA
This genomic window contains:
- the LOC106613203 gene encoding P2Y purinoceptor 2 isoform X1 codes for the protein MATFANHSTNESSGQNRRCSFKEDFKYILLPVSYTLVFVIGLALNFTAMYVILFRTKRWKPSTVYMFNLTVCDTLYILTLPFLIYYYADENDWPFSEPFCKLIRFLFYANLYGSILFLCCISLHRFLGVCYPMRSLSWVSARRARLVSVAVWACVLMCQAPVLYFSRTRDEGTERVCFDTTSPELFHDFLVYSLVVSMLLFAFPFMVVMVCYGLMVRKLLEPAWGAGGSQSRGVGVIAPHRSKQKSVKMIIIVLVAFMLCFLPFHLTRSLFYFLRYLEQMDPSQVSCELLKASSMAYMVTRPLASANSCVDPILYFMAGQGFRSNLANKNQSIAKEIRKRDGRPFEAGLTVRRVNRCTE
- the LOC106613203 gene encoding P2Y purinoceptor 2 isoform X2 — translated: MATFANHSTNESSGQNRRCSFKEDFKYILLPVSYTLVFVIGLALNFTAMYVILFRTKRWKPSTVYMFNLTVCDTLYILTLPFLIYYYADENDWPFSEPFCKLIRFLFYANLYGSILFLCCISLHRFLGVCYPMRSLSWVSARRARLVSVAVWACVLMCQAPVLYFSRTRDEGTERVCFDTTSPELFHDFLVYSLVVSMLLFAFPFMVVMVCYGLMVRKLLEPAWGAGGSQSRGVGVIAPHRSKQKYLEQMDPSQVSCELLKASSMAYMVTRPLASANSCVDPILYFMAGQGFRSNLANKNQSIAKEIRKRDGRPFEAGLTVRRVNRCTE